Proteins co-encoded in one Cupriavidus nantongensis genomic window:
- a CDS encoding HesA/MoeB/ThiF family protein, with the protein MSDATHAGPQDDPSDGLDDEQLLRYSRHILLDELGIEGQRRLLAGHAVVIGAGGLGAAALPFLASAGVGRITVVDNDEVDLTNLQRQIIHTTANVGRPKVDSAREGMLRINPGLDIVTVPARVGDAELDQLVASASVVLDCCDNFATRQAVNRACVHHKVPLVSGAALRFDGQISVFDRRQPDAPCYACLFPPAEPAPEVACATMGVFAPLVGMVGTVQAAEALKLLADVGDSLAGRLLMVNALSMEWTTMRLARTPDCPVCGGH; encoded by the coding sequence ATGAGCGACGCGACCCACGCAGGCCCGCAGGACGACCCGTCCGACGGCCTCGACGACGAACAGCTGCTGCGCTATTCGCGCCATATCCTGCTCGACGAGCTGGGCATCGAAGGCCAGCGTCGCTTGCTGGCCGGCCACGCGGTGGTGATCGGCGCCGGTGGCCTCGGCGCCGCCGCCCTGCCCTTCCTGGCCTCGGCCGGCGTCGGCCGCATCACCGTGGTTGACAACGACGAGGTCGACCTGACCAACCTGCAGCGCCAGATCATCCACACCACCGCCAACGTGGGCCGGCCCAAGGTCGACTCCGCCCGCGAAGGCATGCTGCGCATCAACCCCGGCCTGGACATCGTCACGGTGCCGGCGCGCGTGGGCGATGCCGAACTGGACCAGTTGGTGGCGTCGGCCAGCGTGGTGCTCGACTGCTGCGACAACTTCGCCACGCGCCAGGCCGTCAACCGCGCCTGCGTGCACCACAAGGTCCCGCTGGTATCCGGCGCCGCGCTGCGCTTCGACGGCCAGATCAGCGTCTTCGACCGCCGCCAGCCCGACGCGCCGTGCTACGCCTGCCTGTTCCCGCCGGCCGAGCCCGCGCCGGAAGTCGCCTGCGCCACCATGGGCGTGTTCGCACCACTGGTCGGCATGGTCGGCACCGTGCAGGCAGCCGAGGCCCTCAAGCTGCTTGCCGACGTGGGCGACAGCCTCGCCGGCCGGCTGCTGATGGTCAATGCGCTGTCGATGGAATGGACCACCATGCGGCTGGCGCGCACGCCGGATTGCCCGGTTTGCGGCGGCCACTGA
- a CDS encoding S41 family peptidase, which produces MRKTLKNISLVSVGLVAGVLATLQISATAQNSSGPLPLDQLRLMADIFGQIKREYVEPVDDKKLLTEAIKGMVASLDPHSSYLDEKDFKELQEGTRGRFAGLGIEISQEEGLVKVINPIEDTPAFRAGIQPGDLITRIDDKPVRGLPLEQAVKRMRGEPGTKVTLTIYRKSEERTFPVSITRAEIRVQSVKAKMLDNNIGWIRLTSFQERTISDLARKLTELAQKNPNMKGLVLDLRNNGGGVLQGAVGVAAAFLPEDATVVSTNGQVPDAKRVYKATYNNYRLSSLEDDPLKDLPALYKKIPMVVLTNAYSASASEIVAGALQDHHRAQIMGKTTFGKGSVQTVRPLTNDTGIKLTIAYYYTPSGKSIQAKGIRPDIPVDQNPEGDPDDALITREIDTERHLHNKQESEEPEMTEREQRRVEELRRLEEENAKKTPEEREKERRKKPVEFGSADDFMLQQAIAQLNGQPVKRSKSKLETNPPADNGKAAKPTGKSGAKGASVPAAKPAAPAPGKQPPASAPIGEPLGTPTGKAP; this is translated from the coding sequence ATGCGCAAGACGCTCAAGAACATCAGCCTAGTTTCTGTCGGCCTCGTCGCCGGCGTGCTCGCCACGCTGCAGATTTCGGCGACCGCGCAGAATTCATCGGGGCCCCTGCCGCTGGACCAGTTGCGGCTGATGGCCGATATCTTCGGGCAGATCAAGCGCGAGTACGTGGAACCGGTCGATGACAAGAAGCTGCTGACCGAAGCCATCAAGGGCATGGTCGCCAGCCTCGACCCGCATTCGTCCTACCTCGACGAGAAGGATTTCAAGGAACTGCAGGAAGGCACGCGCGGGCGCTTTGCCGGCCTGGGCATCGAGATCTCGCAGGAAGAAGGCCTGGTCAAGGTGATCAACCCGATCGAGGACACGCCCGCCTTCCGCGCCGGCATCCAGCCCGGCGACCTGATCACCCGTATCGACGACAAGCCCGTGCGCGGCCTGCCGCTGGAGCAGGCGGTCAAGCGCATGCGTGGCGAGCCCGGCACCAAGGTCACGCTGACGATCTACCGCAAGAGCGAGGAACGCACCTTCCCGGTCTCGATCACGCGCGCCGAGATCCGCGTGCAGTCGGTCAAGGCCAAGATGCTGGACAACAATATCGGCTGGATCCGCCTGACCAGCTTCCAGGAACGCACCATTTCCGACCTGGCGCGCAAGCTCACCGAGCTGGCGCAGAAGAACCCCAACATGAAGGGCCTGGTGCTGGACCTGCGCAACAACGGCGGCGGCGTGCTGCAGGGCGCGGTCGGCGTGGCCGCGGCGTTCCTGCCGGAAGACGCCACGGTGGTGTCGACCAACGGCCAGGTGCCCGATGCCAAGCGCGTGTACAAGGCAACGTACAACAACTACCGCCTGTCGTCGCTGGAAGATGATCCGCTCAAGGACCTGCCCGCGCTGTACAAGAAGATCCCGATGGTGGTGCTGACCAACGCCTACTCCGCCTCGGCCTCCGAGATCGTCGCCGGCGCGCTGCAGGACCACCACCGCGCCCAGATCATGGGCAAGACCACCTTCGGCAAGGGCTCGGTGCAGACCGTGCGCCCGCTTACCAACGATACCGGCATCAAGCTGACCATCGCGTACTACTACACGCCGAGCGGCAAGTCGATCCAGGCCAAGGGCATCCGCCCCGATATCCCGGTCGACCAGAACCCCGAAGGCGATCCGGACGACGCGCTGATCACGCGCGAGATCGACACCGAGCGTCACCTGCACAACAAGCAGGAATCGGAAGAGCCCGAAATGACCGAGCGCGAGCAGCGCCGCGTCGAGGAACTGCGCCGCCTGGAAGAAGAGAACGCCAAGAAGACCCCGGAAGAGCGCGAAAAAGAGCGCCGCAAGAAGCCGGTGGAATTCGGCTCGGCCGACGACTTCATGCTGCAGCAGGCGATCGCCCAGCTCAACGGCCAGCCGGTCAAGCGCTCCAAGTCGAAGCTGGAAACGAACCCGCCGGCCGACAACGGCAAGGCCGCCAAGCCCACGGGCAAGAGCGGCGCCAAGGGCGCCAGCGTACCGGCCGCCAAGCCGGCGGCGCCGGCCCCCGGCAAGCAGCCGCCCGCCAGCGCGCCGATCGGCGAGCCGCTGGGCACGCCGACCGGCAAGGCACCGTAA
- the gpmA gene encoding 2,3-diphosphoglycerate-dependent phosphoglycerate mutase, with translation MYKLVLIRHGESTWNLENRFTGWVDVDLTETGADQARQAGKLLKEAGMGFDVAYTSVLKRAIRTLWHVQDEMDLMWIPVRNEWRLNERHYGALAGLNKSETAAKFGDEQVLVWRRSYDTPPPALEPTDPRASYDDPRYANVPRNEIPLTECLKDTVARVMPLWNESIAPDIQSGKRVVIAAHGNSIRALVKYLDQISDDDIVGLNIPNGTPLVYELDADLRPLRHYYLGDQEAIAASLAAVASQGKAR, from the coding sequence ATGTACAAGCTCGTCCTCATCCGCCACGGCGAATCCACGTGGAACCTCGAAAACCGCTTCACCGGCTGGGTCGACGTCGACCTGACCGAAACCGGCGCCGACCAGGCGCGCCAGGCCGGCAAGCTGCTCAAGGAAGCCGGCATGGGCTTCGACGTGGCCTACACCTCGGTGCTCAAGCGCGCCATCCGCACGCTCTGGCACGTGCAGGATGAAATGGACCTGATGTGGATTCCGGTGCGCAACGAATGGCGCCTGAACGAGCGCCACTACGGCGCCCTGGCCGGCCTGAACAAGTCCGAGACCGCCGCCAAGTTCGGCGACGAACAGGTGCTGGTCTGGCGCCGCAGCTACGACACGCCGCCGCCGGCGCTGGAGCCGACCGATCCGCGCGCCTCGTACGACGATCCGCGCTACGCCAATGTGCCGCGCAACGAAATCCCGCTGACCGAGTGCCTGAAGGACACCGTGGCCCGCGTGATGCCCCTGTGGAACGAATCCATCGCCCCCGACATCCAATCCGGCAAGCGCGTGGTGATCGCCGCCCATGGCAACAGCATCCGCGCGCTGGTGAAATACCTGGACCAGATTTCGGATGACGACATCGTCGGCCTCAATATTCCCAACGGCACCCCCCTCGTCTACGAGCTCGACGCCGACCTGCGCCCCCTGCGCCACTACTACCTGGGCGACCAGGAAGCCATCGCCGCCTCGCTGGCGGCCGTGGCCAGCCAGGGCAAGGCACGCTGA
- a CDS encoding rhodanese-like domain-containing protein: MNFFADYNNLALIALAVVSGGLLAWPAISRSAGGKSVNTATATQMINKRGAVVVDIREPAEYAKGHLPQAKSAPLAELASRAAGLAKDKAAPIIVVCQTGQRSGKAQAALKEAGYSEIYALEGGIAAWQQAGLPLVK, encoded by the coding sequence GTGAATTTCTTCGCCGACTATAACAACCTCGCCCTGATCGCCCTCGCCGTGGTGTCGGGCGGCCTGCTGGCCTGGCCCGCGATCTCGCGCAGCGCGGGCGGCAAGTCGGTCAATACGGCCACCGCGACCCAGATGATCAACAAGCGCGGCGCGGTCGTGGTCGACATCCGCGAGCCCGCGGAGTACGCCAAGGGCCACCTGCCGCAGGCCAAGAGCGCGCCGCTGGCCGAGCTGGCCTCGCGCGCGGCCGGGCTTGCAAAGGACAAGGCCGCCCCCATCATCGTCGTATGCCAGACCGGCCAGCGCTCGGGCAAGGCCCAGGCAGCGCTGAAGGAAGCCGGTTACAGTGAGATCTACGCGCTCGAGGGCGGCATTGCCGCCTGGCAGCAGGCGGGCCTGCCGCTGGTGAAGTAA
- the grxC gene encoding glutaredoxin 3, producing MARVVMYSTMVCPYCVMAERLLKSRGVETIEKILIDREPGKREEMMTRTGRRTVPQIYIDDTHVGGFDDLSALDRQGGLVPLLAA from the coding sequence ATGGCCCGCGTCGTCATGTACAGCACCATGGTGTGCCCGTATTGCGTCATGGCTGAACGCCTGCTCAAGTCCCGCGGCGTGGAAACGATCGAGAAGATCCTGATCGACCGCGAACCGGGCAAGCGTGAAGAGATGATGACCCGCACCGGCCGCCGCACCGTGCCGCAGATCTACATCGACGACACCCACGTGGGCGGCTTCGACGACCTCTCGGCGCTCGACCGCCAGGGCGGGCTGGTGCCGCTGCTGGCCGCCTGA
- the secB gene encoding protein-export chaperone SecB: MSDQQNTQQDDQPFFNIQRVYLKDMSLEQPNSPAIFLESEAPSVEVQVNVGASQLQEGIFEVVVTGTVTTKVQDKVAFLVEAHQAGIFDIRNVPVEQLDPLLGIACPTILYPYLRGNIADVITRAGFQAIHLSEINFQALYEQRLQAAMEEAQGGAEGGNSGIVMPDGSQARH; encoded by the coding sequence ATGAGCGACCAGCAAAACACCCAGCAGGACGATCAACCTTTCTTCAACATCCAGCGCGTCTACCTGAAGGATATGTCGCTGGAGCAGCCCAACTCGCCGGCGATCTTCCTGGAATCGGAAGCCCCGTCGGTCGAAGTGCAGGTCAACGTCGGCGCTTCGCAGCTGCAGGAAGGCATCTTCGAAGTGGTGGTGACCGGCACCGTGACGACCAAGGTGCAGGACAAGGTCGCCTTCCTGGTTGAAGCGCACCAGGCCGGTATCTTCGATATCCGCAACGTGCCGGTCGAGCAGCTCGATCCGCTGCTGGGCATTGCCTGCCCCACCATCCTCTACCCGTACCTGCGCGGCAATATCGCCGACGTGATCACGCGCGCCGGCTTCCAGGCCATCCACCTGTCGGAAATCAACTTCCAGGCGCTGTACGAGCAACGCCTGCAGGCCGCCATGGAAGAGGCGCAGGGTGGTGCCGAAGGCGGCAACAGCGGCATCGTGATGCCCGACGGCAGCCAGGCCCGCCACTGA
- a CDS encoding NAD(P)H-dependent glycerol-3-phosphate dehydrogenase: MKLTFLGAGAWGTALASHAAATNDVVLWGRDPAQLAALAATRENAAYLPGVTLSERLAVQADFEQAVAHAADDADGIVVVATPVAGLREMTRRLAARGAKPVSMLWLCKGFEAGTHLLPHQMVRAELDAAGRTKGFAYGVLTGPSFAREVALGLPCALTVAGTEPSLADRAQAAFHHHAMRIYGSDDLTGVEVGGAVKNVLAIATGASDGLGLGLNARAALVTRGLAEMTRLGLALGGRVETFMGLAGVGDLILTATGDLSRNRKVGQQLAAGQSLEQILAGLGHVAEGVRCAQAVAELAATHGIEMPIARAVCAVLFDGLSAADAVAQLLQRDARDE; the protein is encoded by the coding sequence ATGAAACTGACCTTCCTCGGTGCCGGGGCGTGGGGCACCGCCCTCGCCAGCCATGCCGCGGCCACCAATGACGTGGTGTTGTGGGGACGCGACCCGGCGCAGCTCGCGGCGCTCGCGGCCACGCGCGAGAACGCCGCCTACCTGCCCGGCGTGACACTGTCCGAACGGCTGGCGGTGCAGGCGGATTTCGAGCAGGCGGTCGCGCACGCTGCCGACGATGCGGACGGCATCGTGGTGGTGGCGACGCCGGTGGCGGGCCTGCGCGAGATGACGCGCCGGCTGGCCGCGCGCGGCGCGAAGCCGGTGTCGATGCTGTGGCTGTGCAAGGGCTTCGAGGCCGGCACCCATCTGCTGCCGCACCAGATGGTGCGGGCCGAACTCGATGCCGCCGGGCGCACCAAGGGCTTTGCCTATGGCGTGCTGACCGGCCCCAGCTTTGCCCGCGAGGTGGCGCTGGGGCTGCCGTGCGCACTGACCGTGGCCGGCACCGAGCCGTCGCTGGCGGACCGCGCCCAGGCGGCCTTCCACCATCACGCCATGCGCATCTATGGCAGCGATGACCTGACCGGCGTGGAAGTCGGCGGCGCGGTCAAGAACGTGCTGGCGATCGCCACCGGCGCCAGCGACGGGCTGGGGCTGGGGCTGAACGCGCGCGCCGCGCTGGTGACGCGCGGGCTGGCCGAGATGACGCGGCTGGGACTGGCGCTGGGCGGCCGGGTCGAGACCTTCATGGGCCTGGCCGGCGTCGGCGACCTGATCCTGACCGCCACCGGCGACCTGTCGCGCAACCGCAAGGTCGGCCAGCAGCTGGCGGCGGGGCAGAGCCTGGAACAGATCCTGGCCGGGCTGGGGCACGTTGCCGAAGGCGTGCGCTGTGCCCAGGCGGTGGCCGAGCTGGCCGCCACGCACGGCATCGAGATGCCGATCGCGCGCGCGGTCTGCGCGGTGCTGTTCGACGGCCTCAGCGCCGCCGACGCAGTGGCGCAGCTGCTGCAGCGCGACGCGCGCGACGAATGA